DNA from Brevibacterium sp. 'Marine':
TCGCCCCGATCGCTGCCTTGACCCTTTTGTCCATGCGCACGGTGATCGACACATCAGCCCCGGCATCCCGAGCGGCCTTGGTCACGGACGAGGAATAGTACGCCGAATCAGCACGCACCAGCACCGAAGCACCAGAGTTGATTCGGATTGTGGTCGCCACGGCATCGGAGACGAATTTGTCAGCACCCCGGGCTGACGAGGTCGAACCCTTGCGCAGGCGTTGACCGACGATGATCTGGCTGGAGTTGTCGGTTGAGGCTGTCGCCAACAGTGCGTTGAGTCCGCGGCTGCCTTGGTAGCCGAACCCGGCTCCCTGCTTCGACGCGGAGTGAACGTCGATGACTGTGTCATCGACATCGACGACGATCATCGACGCCTGCGCGTTGCCCCGGTCGGTGGGTAGCAGTGGTGTGTGCGCGTTGAGGTTGGTCAGGAAGCGGGAGGAGATCGCGTCGAGTTGCCTCACGTGGCCGAAGGCGAACGAACGCAGAAACGACCCCAGAGTCGAGGGAGCGTAGACACGGTCAAAGAGGTGTTTCATGCCGCCGTGGCGGAGAATGTTCATATCATCGATCGAGTCAGCCCCAGCAGCCATTCCCGCGACCAGTGTGGCCAGCTTCGGTGCCGGGTTCGCGCCCTTATCAGCCCCGGTCGTCGTCACGGTCAGACGGTCTTCGGCGAGGTCTGGCAGCCCGGCCTTCTGGGCAAGGCCCATGATTGGGACCAGCCCGGTGGTCGCGGTGAGATTCGCGTCGTCGAAGGAATGGGACACAGACGCGGGTGTGTGATTGAATAGCACCTGAGAGGTGCCCCTTTCTGGGCGGGATTGGTTGACTTAGAACATCACCATTTTCCCAGTTCAGGAGGGGCATTTCCATTTCATGCGCGGCTTGATCCGACTACTCGCATCGGTGGATCAAGGCTGAAGGGTGCCGACAGATGAGCCCATCGGTCTCAGCTCCGCATCAGGGCAGGCTCAGCTGCGTCATCCGTCCGCCGTCGACCGTGTAGACCTGACCTGTGACGAAGCCGGCTTCCTCGGCAGCGAGGAATGCCACTACGGCCGCGACCTCTTCGGCCCGGCCTGTCCTGCCGATCGGGTGGATTCCTCCGATGTCATCGCGGAAGCGGGTCGGATCAGGCGAAGCCGCGATGAACCGGTCATTGAGTTCGGTGTCGATCCACCCGGGTGCGACGGCATTGCATCTGATTCCCTCGTGTCCGTGGTCGACGGCGACGGCCCGGGTGAGTCCGTGCAGTCCGGCCTTCGAGGCGGAGTAGGCCGCGTGGCCGGGATTTGCTCCGAGGCCCTCGATCGATCCCACGTTGACGATGGAGCCGCGCGCCTTCCGCAGAAATGGGAGCGCCGATTTGATGGTGAGAAATGGCC
Protein-coding regions in this window:
- a CDS encoding SDR family oxidoreductase, whose protein sequence is MSRFSRKVALVTGGRSGIGRAIAHRLRGEGAEVYTAQRGCDEEFPSVVADLTDPASAESAVAEVVERSGALDVLVNCAGMMQESRIEDMSVEDWKTNLDVNLTGPFLTIKSALPFLRKARGSIVNVGSIEGLGANPGHAAYSASKAGLHGLTRAVAVDHGHEGIRCNAVAPGWIDTELNDRFIAASPDPTRFRDDIGGIHPIGRTGRAEEVAAVVAFLAAEEAGFVTGQVYTVDGGRMTQLSLP
- a CDS encoding IS1380 family transposase; translated protein: MSHSFDDANLTATTGLVPIMGLAQKAGLPDLAEDRLTVTTTGADKGANPAPKLATLVAGMAAGADSIDDMNILRHGGMKHLFDRVYAPSTLGSFLRSFAFGHVRQLDAISSRFLTNLNAHTPLLPTDRGNAQASMIVVDVDDTVIDVHSASKQGAGFGYQGSRGLNALLATASTDNSSQIIVGQRLRKGSTSSARGADKFVSDAVATTIRINSGASVLVRADSAYYSSSVTKAARDAGADVSITVRMDKRVKAAIGAIGDDAWTGIEYPEAIYDEDSGAWISKAEVAEVPFTAFTSKKKALQTTGRLVVRRIPELNETKRMSGQDPLFDLFRYHAFFTTVDQDRFDTVAADHMHRKHAIIEQINAELKNGALAHMPSGVFNANAAWVTIAAITHNLLRAAAGLIGGRMSKVRAPTLRARIISIPARIAHRARKLILHLPTKWPWAEEFSRLWQAALSPPRTELS